A window of Ignavibacterium sp. contains these coding sequences:
- a CDS encoding CDGSH iron-sulfur domain-containing protein: MKIKAAENGPYLIEVTEAKIIKDGKEEVLTQKTIALCRCGQSSKKPFCDGTHRKCEFSGEVVEIEVK, translated from the coding sequence ATGAAAATCAAAGCAGCAGAAAATGGTCCTTATTTAATTGAGGTTACTGAAGCAAAGATAATAAAAGATGGGAAAGAAGAAGTACTTACCCAAAAAACTATTGCTCTTTGCAGATGTGGACAGTCTTCAAAAAAACCATTTTGCGATGGAACTCATAGAAAATGTGAATTCAGTGGTGAGGTTGTTGAAATTGAAGTAAAATAA
- a CDS encoding rhomboid family intramembrane serine protease — translation MIPLADNIPHRRFPIINWTIIVLNIFIFFFTLSLGKDAQEFVQLFGVIPYRFLNDFDSFELGTIFSSMFLHGGWAHIFSNMLALYIFGDNVEDRLGSFRYLLFYLLTGVAASLTHIYLNQNSLIPTIGASGAISGVMAAYLLLYPTAKVITVFPILFFPYIIELPAIVYTGVWFITQFFSGVLSIVADAQAFGGVAYWAHIGGFVAGIVLLPLLLIKKYKRKKYIDEYYPW, via the coding sequence ATGATTCCTTTAGCCGATAACATTCCTCATCGAAGATTTCCAATTATAAACTGGACGATAATTGTTCTGAATATTTTCATTTTCTTTTTCACACTTTCATTAGGAAAAGATGCACAGGAATTTGTTCAGTTATTCGGAGTAATTCCATACAGATTTTTAAATGATTTTGATTCATTTGAATTGGGAACAATTTTTTCGTCAATGTTTCTTCACGGTGGTTGGGCTCATATATTCAGTAATATGCTTGCACTATATATCTTTGGTGATAATGTTGAGGACAGACTCGGCTCATTCAGATATCTCTTGTTTTATCTTCTTACAGGAGTAGCTGCATCATTAACTCACATTTATCTTAATCAGAATTCACTTATACCGACTATTGGAGCCAGTGGTGCAATCAGTGGTGTAATGGCTGCTTATCTTTTACTTTATCCGACTGCAAAAGTTATTACAGTATTCCCGATTTTGTTTTTCCCTTATATAATTGAGTTGCCTGCAATTGTATATACAGGAGTTTGGTTCATTACTCAATTTTTCAGTGGCGTACTTTCTATTGTTGCAGATGCTCAGGCGTTTGGCGGAGTTGCATATTGGGCACACATTGGTGGTTTTGTAGCTGGAATAGTTTTACTTCCTTTATTACTCATAAAAAAATATAAAAGAAAAAAATATATTGATGAATATTATCCCTGGTAA
- a CDS encoding ATP-dependent Clp protease proteolytic subunit has translation MDFLSLFWIFIMLSSLQPLLRKKMLESARIKLLERIEQKRSSRVIAFIHRQETMSFLGFPLMRYIDINDSEEILRAIKLTDKNIPIDIVLHTPGGLVLASEQIANALKKHPAKVTVFVPHYAMSGGTLIALAADEIVMDENAVLGPLDPQLGQKPAASVLKILEQKPIDKISDDTLILADLAKKAINQIKSLIVNLLKDKMDLQKAETLADTLASGKWTHDYPITVEEAKQLGLNVSTDMPEEVYQLMALYPQSTQVRPSVEYIPVPKTKESSK, from the coding sequence ATGGATTTCTTGTCATTGTTCTGGATATTCATAATGCTGTCTTCCCTTCAACCATTACTGAGGAAGAAAATGCTTGAATCCGCACGAATAAAACTTTTAGAAAGAATCGAACAGAAAAGAAGCAGCCGTGTAATTGCATTTATTCACAGACAAGAAACAATGAGTTTCCTCGGTTTCCCTTTAATGAGATACATAGACATAAATGATTCAGAAGAAATTTTAAGAGCAATTAAGTTAACTGATAAAAATATTCCGATTGATATCGTTCTTCATACACCAGGTGGTTTAGTTCTGGCATCAGAACAAATTGCAAATGCATTGAAGAAGCATCCGGCAAAGGTAACTGTATTTGTTCCGCATTATGCAATGTCAGGTGGAACTTTGATTGCACTTGCAGCAGATGAAATAGTAATGGATGAGAACGCTGTTCTTGGTCCGCTTGATCCTCAGCTCGGACAAAAACCTGCAGCATCTGTATTAAAAATTCTGGAACAGAAACCAATAGATAAAATCAGTGATGATACTTTAATTCTTGCAGACCTTGCTAAAAAAGCAATTAATCAAATCAAAAGTCTTATTGTAAATCTATTGAAGGACAAAATGGATTTACAGAAAGCCGAAACTCTTGCAGATACTTTGGCATCTGGTAAATGGACGCATGACTATCCAATTACAGTTGAAGAAGCAAAGCAATTAGGGCTAAATGTTAGTACTGATATGCCAGAGGAAGTTTATCAGTTGATGGCTTTATATCCCCAGTCAACACAGGTTAGACCATCAGTGGAGTACATTCCTGTTCCAAAAACTAAAGAGAGTTCTAAGTAG
- the arsM gene encoding arsenite methyltransferase, whose amino-acid sequence MENSNSLKEIVKNKYSEIATSSDGNGCCGPVSGCCGDSVNVEFTMIGDDYRNIEGYVPEADLGLGCGVPTEFAGIKQGDIVVDLGSGAGNDVFIARRLVGDEGKVFGIDMTETMIEKANLNKSKLGYSNVEFKLGDIENIPLDDNTADVVISNCVLNLVPDKRKAFSEIYRILKQGAHFCVSDVVVQGELPQEFKKSAELYAGCVSGALNQEDYLNIISETGFKNIEIKKSRRIDLPEELLKKFLDEKAILDYKNSLKGIFSITVIAFKQ is encoded by the coding sequence ATGGAAAACTCAAATTCATTGAAAGAAATTGTTAAAAACAAATACTCTGAGATTGCAACTTCATCAGATGGAAATGGTTGCTGCGGACCTGTTTCAGGTTGCTGTGGCGATTCAGTAAATGTTGAATTTACAATGATTGGAGATGATTACAGGAATATTGAAGGTTATGTTCCAGAAGCTGATTTAGGACTTGGTTGTGGAGTTCCTACAGAGTTTGCCGGAATTAAACAAGGTGATATTGTGGTTGATCTTGGAAGTGGTGCAGGTAATGATGTTTTCATAGCAAGAAGATTAGTTGGTGATGAAGGAAAAGTTTTTGGTATTGATATGACTGAAACTATGATTGAAAAAGCGAATCTGAATAAATCAAAACTTGGTTATTCAAATGTAGAATTTAAATTGGGCGACATTGAAAATATTCCGCTTGATGATAACACTGCCGATGTTGTAATAAGTAATTGTGTTTTAAACCTTGTTCCGGATAAAAGGAAAGCATTTAGTGAGATTTACAGAATATTGAAACAAGGAGCGCATTTCTGTGTATCAGATGTTGTTGTGCAAGGCGAACTTCCGCAAGAATTTAAAAAATCTGCTGAGCTTTATGCAGGTTGTGTTTCTGGTGCTTTAAATCAGGAAGATTATCTTAACATAATTAGTGAAACTGGTTTTAAAAATATCGAAATCAAAAAATCAAGAAGAATAGATTTGCCTGAAGAATTGCTCAAAAAATTTCTTGACGAAAAGGCAATACTTGATTATAAAAATTCTCTTAAAGGAATTTTTAGTATCACGGTAATAGCATTCAAACAATAA
- a CDS encoding metalloregulator ArsR/SmtB family transcription factor: MAITKKDEFTSEEIWLSDIAKALSHPARIKILKILNETDSCIVGTIVDKLPLAQATVSQHLKELKRVGLIEGEIDGPKVCYCLNNKTLSKAKSALDKLFSKIGCC; this comes from the coding sequence ATGGCTATCACAAAAAAAGATGAATTTACATCCGAAGAAATCTGGCTTTCGGATATTGCAAAAGCTTTATCTCATCCGGCGAGAATTAAAATTCTTAAAATCCTGAATGAAACTGATTCCTGCATTGTCGGAACGATTGTAGATAAACTGCCATTGGCGCAGGCAACAGTTTCGCAACATCTTAAGGAACTGAAACGTGTCGGTTTAATCGAAGGTGAAATTGACGGACCAAAAGTGTGTTACTGTCTGAATAATAAAACTCTTTCTAAAGCAAAATCAGCTTTGGATAAATTGTTTTCAAAAATTGGCTGTTGTTAA
- a CDS encoding phosphatase PAP2 family protein produces MKKYQTKTTIYFLFVLWLVLAFLFESSDLLLSNYFYNPKSNWSKFLEMYGEIPGLVISLIGIYIYFTSNKLSSNAKKILVYFLLMLLSTVGVIYTNFLVISNAFGVRFNSSLEIIILIAGSSLVNLFALIYIKNKLKFSFKQFLFSRIVLRMLTFGFLLTTLPLKFLWGRIRFRDFNGDFSNFTTWYLPNGINGNDSFPSGHAAMSWILISLFILLADKSIFRRTAIKTIIIGYALLVCFSRIVIGAHFASDVLFGSMFMISSYVISKHFLYEEQLNRK; encoded by the coding sequence TTGAAAAAATATCAAACGAAGACAACAATATATTTTTTGTTTGTACTTTGGTTAGTACTTGCATTTCTATTTGAGTCAAGTGATTTATTACTTTCAAATTATTTTTATAATCCCAAAAGCAACTGGTCGAAATTTCTGGAGATGTATGGTGAAATTCCCGGATTGGTAATCAGTTTAATTGGAATTTACATTTACTTTACCTCGAATAAACTATCCTCAAATGCAAAGAAAATTCTTGTTTACTTTTTACTTATGCTGCTATCAACTGTTGGAGTTATATACACCAATTTCTTAGTGATTTCCAATGCATTCGGTGTAAGGTTTAATTCATCGCTTGAAATTATAATCCTGATTGCGGGAAGTTCCTTAGTCAATTTATTCGCTCTCATCTACATAAAGAATAAATTAAAATTTTCTTTCAAGCAGTTTTTATTTTCTAGAATTGTATTACGAATGCTGACATTTGGATTTTTACTAACAACTCTTCCATTAAAATTTTTGTGGGGAAGAATCAGATTCAGAGATTTTAATGGTGATTTTTCAAACTTCACAACCTGGTATCTTCCAAATGGAATTAATGGTAATGATTCATTCCCTTCTGGTCACGCAGCAATGAGTTGGATTTTGATCAGTTTGTTTATTCTGCTTGCAGACAAATCAATTTTCAGAAGAACTGCTATCAAAACAATAATTATCGGATATGCTTTATTAGTTTGTTTTAGCAGAATTGTTATCGGAGCTCATTTTGCATCCGATGTTTTGTTTGGAAGTATGTTTATGATTTCAAGTTATGTTATATCAAAACATTTTTTATACGAAGAGCAATTAAACAGAAAATAG
- a CDS encoding beta galactosidase jelly roll domain-containing protein has product MKRANKILFKILLLTVTLFFLLLGCVENTNNAEIPKRLNEKILIELKGKWKFSLGDSPERSQVDFNDDNWELIDVPSSWENQGFHGYDGFAWYRKDFTVTDDLSKENLYLILGFVDDVDQTYLNGKLIGLSGGFPPNYNTAYNAYRRYKIPTDLLKKGKNVIAVRIYDQELEGGIMSGVPGIYSVLDELNPDFTLEGIWKFKIGDDKIRADINYDDSDWDSLFVPAHWEMQGYRDYDGFAWYRKKFSISKELSKERLILLMGKIDDIDQTYINGVQIGSTGLWNFNKVPTDFNTRNEWEQKRIYSIPDGLLNFNGENIIAVRVYDGFRDGGIYQGPIGIITEKKFRQSSSR; this is encoded by the coding sequence ATGAAAAGAGCAAATAAAATATTATTCAAAATTTTGCTTTTAACAGTAACATTGTTTTTTCTTCTGCTAGGTTGTGTTGAGAATACAAATAACGCAGAAATTCCCAAAAGACTAAACGAGAAAATTTTGATTGAACTGAAAGGCAAATGGAAATTTTCTTTAGGCGATTCTCCGGAAAGAAGTCAAGTTGATTTTAATGATGATAACTGGGAATTGATTGATGTTCCTTCGTCGTGGGAAAATCAAGGTTTTCATGGTTACGATGGATTTGCCTGGTACAGAAAAGATTTTACAGTTACTGATGATTTAAGTAAAGAAAATCTATATCTCATTTTAGGTTTTGTAGATGATGTTGATCAAACTTATCTCAATGGAAAATTAATCGGACTTTCAGGCGGATTTCCTCCCAACTACAATACAGCTTATAATGCTTACCGACGATATAAAATTCCAACTGATCTTTTGAAGAAAGGGAAGAATGTAATTGCAGTCCGTATTTATGATCAGGAACTTGAAGGCGGAATAATGAGTGGTGTGCCGGGAATCTATTCTGTGTTAGATGAACTTAATCCTGATTTTACTCTTGAAGGAATCTGGAAATTCAAAATTGGCGATGATAAAATTCGTGCAGATATAAATTATGATGATAGTGATTGGGATAGTTTATTCGTTCCTGCTCATTGGGAAATGCAGGGCTACAGAGATTATGACGGATTTGCCTGGTACAGAAAAAAATTTTCTATCAGTAAAGAATTAAGCAAAGAAAGATTGATTTTACTTATGGGAAAGATTGATGATATTGATCAGACTTATATAAATGGAGTCCAGATTGGTTCTACCGGATTGTGGAATTTTAATAAAGTACCGACTGACTTTAATACAAGAAATGAATGGGAACAAAAAAGAATTTACTCAATTCCGGATGGATTATTGAATTTTAATGGCGAAAATATAATTGCAGTAAGAGTTTATGATGGATTTCGTGATGGTGGAATTTATCAAGGTCCGATTGGAATAATTACAGAGAAAAAATTCAGGCAGAGTTCTTCTCGATAA
- a CDS encoding dipeptidase: protein MRFYCIALSLLFSVYIHSQNEFNTIDSSLMLKAVDLAKKNLIVDTHIDLPDWLYDERFDVSVKSNYGEFDFERATDGGLNVAFMSIYTSPSLEAQGKSKLKADSLINIVEELEKQWQNKFKIVRSVSEIESYRNENKILLAMGMENGSPIEGNLDNLRAYYNKGIRYITLAHYKSNHICDSANDPERKWNGLSPFGEEVVKEMNRLGIMIDVSHISDSTFYDIIKLSKAPVIASHSCCRFFTPGFERNISDEMITELAKTGGVIQIAFAGFFLREDINKKYLQGEEEIKEHLKNFNISPGTDSAWQYESQYWKENPVGKATVEDVANHIDHIVKLVGVDYVGIGSDFNGVGDHLPVGLEDASKYPNLIYELLKRGYSEIDIRKIFGENLIRVWKKVEEVAAK from the coding sequence ATGAGGTTTTATTGCATTGCTCTATCACTTTTATTCTCTGTTTATATCCATTCGCAAAACGAATTCAATACAATAGATTCTTCTTTAATGTTAAAAGCCGTTGATTTGGCAAAAAAGAATTTAATAGTTGATACTCATATTGATTTGCCTGATTGGCTTTACGATGAGCGGTTCGATGTTTCCGTAAAATCAAATTATGGAGAGTTTGATTTTGAAAGAGCTACAGATGGCGGATTGAATGTTGCTTTTATGTCAATTTATACTTCGCCTTCATTGGAAGCTCAGGGAAAATCGAAGCTAAAAGCAGACTCGCTGATAAATATTGTTGAAGAGCTTGAAAAACAATGGCAGAATAAATTCAAAATTGTGAGAAGTGTATCTGAGATTGAATCATATAGAAACGAGAATAAAATTCTGTTGGCAATGGGGATGGAAAATGGCTCGCCTATCGAAGGAAATTTAGACAATCTTCGAGCATACTATAATAAAGGAATCAGATACATAACTTTAGCACACTATAAATCAAATCATATCTGTGATTCGGCGAATGATCCGGAAAGAAAATGGAATGGTTTAAGTCCTTTCGGAGAAGAAGTGGTAAAAGAAATGAATCGTTTGGGAATTATGATTGATGTATCACATATAAGCGACAGCACTTTTTATGATATAATTAAATTAAGTAAAGCGCCTGTAATTGCCTCTCATTCGTGCTGCAGATTTTTTACTCCGGGATTTGAAAGAAACATAAGCGATGAAATGATTACTGAACTTGCAAAAACCGGTGGAGTTATTCAGATTGCTTTTGCCGGATTTTTTTTGAGAGAAGATATAAATAAAAAATATCTTCAGGGTGAAGAAGAAATAAAAGAACATTTGAAAAACTTTAACATTTCTCCCGGTACTGATTCTGCGTGGCAATATGAGTCTCAATATTGGAAAGAAAATCCTGTTGGTAAAGCAACAGTAGAAGATGTTGCAAATCATATTGATCACATAGTAAAGCTGGTTGGTGTTGATTATGTCGGAATTGGTTCTGACTTTAACGGAGTTGGTGATCACCTGCCTGTTGGATTAGAAGATGCTTCAAAATATCCGAATCTAATTTATGAACTATTGAAACGAGGATATTCTGAAATTGATATCAGAAAAATTTTTGGTGAGAATTTAATTCGTGTCTGGAAGAAAGTTGAAGAAGTTGCTGCGAAATAA
- a CDS encoding response regulator transcription factor, translating to MTKILIVEDEPNMRLGLKDNLEFEGYEVDIAENGEEGLTKILDNNYDLVIMDVMMPRMSGFDVCKNVRKSGDTTPIILLTAKGEEIDKVLGLELGADDYVTKPFSLRELLARVKAILRRSDSFSSLENKSVKIGKLEVDFNGYKASSGKKDIQMSHKEFEILHFLWKKRNTTVSRDDLLTEIWGYDETPTTRTVDNFILKLRQKIETDPNHPKIILTVHGVGYKMVL from the coding sequence ATGACGAAAATTCTTATTGTTGAAGATGAGCCAAATATGCGACTTGGACTAAAAGATAATCTCGAGTTCGAAGGTTACGAAGTTGATATTGCCGAAAATGGTGAAGAAGGTCTTACAAAGATTTTAGATAATAATTATGATCTGGTGATTATGGATGTTATGATGCCCAGGATGTCAGGATTTGATGTTTGTAAAAATGTAAGAAAGTCGGGAGACACAACTCCAATTATACTTCTTACTGCTAAAGGCGAAGAGATTGATAAAGTACTTGGACTTGAGCTTGGTGCTGATGATTATGTAACAAAACCATTTTCACTTCGTGAGTTACTTGCAAGAGTAAAAGCTATTCTCAGAAGAAGTGATAGCTTTTCTTCACTTGAAAATAAATCTGTTAAAATCGGAAAACTTGAAGTTGATTTTAATGGATACAAAGCTTCAAGTGGGAAAAAAGATATTCAGATGTCACATAAGGAATTTGAAATACTACACTTTTTGTGGAAGAAGAGAAACACAACAGTTAGTCGTGATGATTTGCTTACTGAAATCTGGGGCTACGATGAAACTCCAACTACAAGAACTGTTGATAATTTTATTTTAAAGCTGCGTCAAAAAATTGAAACTGACCCAAACCATCCAAAGATAATTTTAACCGTTCATGGAGTTGGATATAAAATGGTTTTGTGA
- a CDS encoding HAMP domain-containing sensor histidine kinase, producing MKKIGIILLLIIVLPIGFLIFNEIGKLNETEKVLEETYNNQLQTILFSVNQYSDDILNSWANKVNELNEDDQLLKNFINENLAIKSIFLLNDEQIESAKFIFDEKLISSSDSIKSVVKSILVSNKNLISRLADYQKAGYRKLEPLPVNNVSDLAVVVFSNQNDNKVYTITGFVINPQEFVRKILLPRLQQISQENFIILVRDNENRVIVSSNNTNYSGQVEFEKQMWLIPHYKIGIVLTGETIQDLIRNRATNNMILIAILLLVLIAAVIFVYRAVKKELELAQLKADFVSNVSHELRTPLALISMFAETLELDRVKNDEKKKEYYSIISQEANRLGRIVNSILNFAKMEAGKRKFNFESINLNDVVENIYQTYSYHLQNKGFKFEKQLTGDLPEVKADAEAISEAIINLIDNAVKYSADLKEVTLKTISTGNSIIVEVTDKGIGISPEDQKKVFDKFFRVSSGLIHNVKGTGIGLSLVKQIVDAHKGTIELVSEPGKGSTFRIILPIDLNN from the coding sequence ATGAAGAAAATCGGAATAATATTACTGCTTATAATCGTTCTTCCGATCGGATTTCTTATCTTCAACGAAATAGGAAAACTGAATGAAACTGAAAAAGTTCTTGAGGAAACTTACAACAATCAGTTACAGACAATTTTATTTTCAGTAAATCAATATTCGGATGATATATTAAACAGTTGGGCAAATAAAGTGAATGAACTGAATGAAGATGATCAACTTCTGAAAAATTTTATAAATGAAAATCTTGCAATCAAATCAATATTTTTACTTAATGATGAACAGATTGAATCAGCTAAATTTATTTTTGATGAAAAATTAATTTCATCATCTGATTCAATTAAGTCTGTGGTTAAATCAATTCTTGTTTCAAATAAAAATCTTATTTCAAGACTTGCAGATTATCAAAAAGCCGGATATCGGAAGCTCGAACCTTTACCGGTAAATAATGTAAGTGATTTAGCAGTAGTCGTATTTTCTAACCAGAATGATAATAAAGTTTATACGATAACAGGATTTGTTATTAATCCTCAAGAGTTTGTAAGAAAAATTTTATTGCCTCGACTTCAGCAAATATCGCAGGAGAATTTTATCATTTTGGTGAGAGATAATGAGAACAGAGTTATTGTCAGTTCGAATAACACTAATTATTCCGGACAAGTTGAATTTGAAAAACAAATGTGGTTAATACCTCACTACAAAATTGGAATAGTTTTAACCGGTGAAACTATTCAGGATTTAATTCGTAATCGTGCAACTAATAATATGATTCTGATTGCTATTCTTTTACTTGTATTGATTGCTGCTGTAATATTTGTTTATCGTGCAGTGAAAAAGGAGCTTGAACTTGCTCAGCTTAAAGCTGATTTCGTTTCGAATGTTTCTCACGAGCTACGAACACCATTAGCTTTAATAAGTATGTTTGCCGAAACTCTTGAGCTTGACCGCGTAAAGAATGATGAGAAGAAAAAAGAGTACTATTCAATAATAAGTCAGGAAGCAAATCGTCTCGGAAGAATTGTAAATTCTATTCTGAACTTTGCTAAAATGGAAGCAGGAAAAAGAAAATTTAACTTTGAGTCAATAAATCTTAACGATGTTGTTGAAAATATTTATCAAACTTACAGTTATCATCTTCAGAACAAAGGTTTTAAATTTGAAAAACAATTGACAGGAGATCTCCCTGAAGTAAAAGCAGATGCAGAAGCAATTTCAGAAGCAATAATTAATCTGATTGATAATGCAGTTAAATACAGTGCTGATTTAAAGGAAGTAACTCTTAAAACTATCTCAACCGGAAACAGCATTATAGTTGAAGTCACTGATAAAGGAATTGGTATTTCACCGGAAGATCAGAAAAAAGTATTTGATAAATTTTTCAGAGTATCATCAGGTCTAATTCATAATGTTAAGGGAACCGGAATTGGTCTTTCACTTGTAAAGCAAATTGTTGATGCTCATAAAGGAACAATTGAGTTAGTAAGTGAACCCGGAAAGGGAAGTACATTCAGAATTATCTTACCGATAGACTTAAATAATTAA
- a CDS encoding AMP-binding protein: MFLKDYNKTAMILKDQQISYSQLLNNVASFSKHLEGEVNKVAIFCENRFEWIYAFYASWYKNAIVVPIDFMSSADDVSFILNDCKPEVIIHSNQTSEVCGKACSVLQYNIKQINVDEIQAEEQNVSVSFPIPDKDKVAVIIYTSGTTGLPKGVMLSFDNLLVNIEAVTEDVVVYEPNDRVLVLLPLHHIFPLVGTVVAPLKIGATIVFSPSMAAEDLMETLQKNRITMIISVPRFYSIIRKGIKEKIEKNKIAKFLFGLAEKKNSLTFSRKVFKSVHKKFGGSIKYMVSGGAALDKEVAKDLRTLGFEVLEGYGMTECAPMITFTRPGNVVIGSAGQPLKTNEVKIVDGEIVNRGRNVMLGYYNRPEETEAVIKDGWLYTGDLGYLDEEKRLFITGRKKEIIILSNGKNINPEEIENKLASMSDVINEVGVFEKADMLHALIYCDDVKVKQAGIDNVEDYLKWNVIDKYNQAVTPYKKVMKFSVVNEPLPRTRLSKLKRFLLPQLEAKDKSQQEKIPEPVFQEYILIKEFIQQQKEITVHPYDHLEIDLGLDSLDKVNLEVFLEQTFGVKMNEKEILSYPNVLKLAESIQEHKTKLAVEAIDWGKILREELNVKLPESWFTHNLMKHAAKIFLKMYFRLKSEGLENLPEGPFILAPNHQSFLDGLFVAVFLKNKILKKTYFYAKEKHVRNKILKFIADKSNVIVMDLSDLKSSLRKLAEVLRNGRNLIIFPEGTRSFTGELGDFKKTFAILSRELNVPVVPVAIEGANKALPRGKIFPRPFKEVKVKFLKPILPSEHSYESLRDAVFEKVSSHLNLSKPNSKKS, encoded by the coding sequence ATGTTTTTAAAGGATTACAATAAAACTGCAATGATCCTTAAGGATCAGCAAATCAGTTACAGTCAGTTACTGAATAATGTAGCTTCATTTTCAAAACATCTTGAGGGTGAAGTTAATAAAGTTGCAATATTTTGTGAAAACAGGTTTGAATGGATTTATGCGTTCTATGCAAGTTGGTATAAAAATGCGATTGTTGTTCCTATTGATTTTATGTCCTCCGCTGATGATGTCTCTTTCATCTTAAACGATTGTAAACCCGAAGTAATAATTCATTCAAATCAAACTTCAGAGGTTTGCGGTAAAGCCTGTTCTGTTTTACAATACAATATCAAACAAATTAATGTTGATGAGATTCAAGCTGAAGAGCAAAATGTTAGTGTATCTTTTCCCATACCTGACAAAGACAAAGTTGCAGTAATAATTTACACTTCTGGTACAACTGGACTACCAAAAGGTGTAATGCTTTCATTTGATAATCTTCTTGTGAACATCGAAGCTGTTACAGAGGATGTGGTAGTATATGAACCAAACGATAGAGTTCTGGTTCTTCTTCCGTTACATCACATTTTTCCTTTGGTGGGAACAGTTGTTGCTCCACTTAAAATTGGTGCAACAATAGTGTTTTCTCCTTCTATGGCTGCTGAAGATTTAATGGAAACACTGCAAAAGAATAGAATTACGATGATAATCAGTGTTCCAAGATTTTATAGTATTATCAGAAAAGGAATCAAAGAAAAAATTGAAAAGAATAAAATTGCAAAATTTCTTTTTGGTTTAGCTGAAAAGAAAAATTCGCTTACTTTTTCACGAAAAGTATTTAAATCAGTTCATAAGAAATTTGGTGGCAGTATCAAGTATATGGTTTCCGGTGGAGCGGCGCTTGATAAAGAAGTTGCAAAAGATTTACGAACACTTGGATTTGAAGTACTCGAAGGATATGGAATGACTGAATGTGCGCCGATGATAACATTCACGAGGCCCGGTAATGTTGTTATTGGCAGTGCAGGGCAACCTCTAAAAACAAATGAAGTGAAAATTGTTGATGGTGAAATTGTTAATCGTGGAAGAAATGTTATGCTGGGCTACTATAACAGACCTGAAGAAACAGAAGCAGTGATAAAAGATGGCTGGCTTTATACCGGAGATCTTGGTTATCTCGATGAAGAAAAAAGATTGTTTATTACCGGAAGAAAAAAAGAAATCATTATTCTTTCAAACGGAAAAAATATTAATCCTGAAGAGATTGAGAACAAATTAGCATCAATGTCTGATGTAATTAATGAAGTTGGAGTATTTGAAAAAGCGGATATGCTACACGCGTTAATTTACTGCGATGATGTGAAAGTTAAACAAGCTGGTATTGATAATGTTGAAGACTATCTTAAATGGAATGTTATTGATAAGTACAATCAAGCAGTTACTCCATATAAAAAAGTTATGAAGTTTTCAGTTGTCAATGAACCATTACCAAGAACAAGATTAAGCAAACTGAAAAGGTTTTTACTTCCTCAGCTAGAGGCAAAAGACAAATCTCAGCAAGAAAAAATTCCCGAGCCGGTTTTTCAGGAGTACATTCTGATAAAAGAATTCATTCAGCAGCAAAAAGAAATAACAGTTCATCCTTATGATCATCTTGAAATAGATTTAGGACTTGATTCATTGGATAAAGTAAATCTTGAGGTTTTCCTTGAACAAACCTTCGGCGTAAAGATGAATGAGAAAGAAATTTTGAGTTATCCTAATGTTTTGAAGCTTGCTGAAAGTATTCAGGAGCATAAAACAAAACTTGCTGTTGAAGCAATTGATTGGGGAAAAATTTTGCGAGAGGAATTAAATGTCAAACTGCCTGAAAGCTGGTTTACACATAACCTTATGAAACATGCAGCTAAAATATTTTTGAAAATGTATTTTCGTTTGAAGAGCGAAGGATTAGAGAATCTTCCTGAAGGTCCATTTATTCTCGCACCAAATCATCAAAGCTTTCTTGATGGACTTTTTGTTGCCGTCTTTTTGAAAAACAAAATCCTTAAGAAAACATATTTTTATGCTAAGGAAAAACATGTGCGAAATAAAATATTAAAATTCATTGCTGATAAAAGTAATGTGATTGTGATGGATTTAAGTGATTTGAAATCATCATTAAGAAAGCTTGCTGAAGTTCTAAGGAATGGAAGAAATCTGATTATCTTTCCGGAAGGAACAAGATCATTTACGGGTGAGTTGGGAGATTTCAAAAAAACATTTGCAATATTAAGTCGTGAGCTGAATGTTCCTGTTGTGCCAGTAGCAATTGAGGGAGCGAATAAGGCACTACCGCGTGGTAAGATATTTCCAAGACCATTCAAAGAAGTAAAAGTAAAATTTCTTAAACCAATTTTGCCCTCAGAACATTCTTATGAGTCTCTGCGTGATGCTGTATTCGAAAAAGTTTCGAGTCATCTTAATTTAAGTAAACCCAATTCAAAAAAATCTTAA